A genome region from Bufo gargarizans isolate SCDJY-AF-19 chromosome 2, ASM1485885v1, whole genome shotgun sequence includes the following:
- the LOC122929388 gene encoding olfactory receptor 11L1-like, with protein sequence MQYNSTAVTEIFLLGFQNFQSIKNFFFILMLLTYCVTVCGNLIIILVVSYSPSLHSPMYFFLTQLSFSDILLTTTIVPNMLRVVLYDGSYVSFIGCLTQFYCFSATESIECLLLTVMSYDRYQAICNPLHYVSVINITFCVTTIFLSWLFVLFVILIISVTINHLIFCGPNIIDHFFCDFDPILELSCTDPFIVKMESRLIAVPLVICPFMVIIISYVYIIVTILKIPSVTGRQKTFSTCSSHLAVVSLYYGSLISIYLLPNMNNAKKILSLFYNVVTPLLNPMIYSLRNKDIRQAIERILQHMSNKFHMC encoded by the coding sequence ATGCAGTATAACTCCACTGCTGTGACTGAAATCTTTCTTTTGGGTTTTCAAAATTTTCAAAGTATAAAGAACTTTTTCTTCATTTTGATGCTTCTAACTTACTGTGTGACTGTGTGTGGAAACCTCATCATCATCTTAGTGGTGTCCTACAGCCCATCGCTCCACTCTCCCATGTACTTCTTTCTAACACAGCTCTCCTTCTCAGATATCCTTCTTACCACCACTATAGTACCCAACATGCTCCGAGTTGTGTTGTATGATGGAAGTTATGTGTCTTTTATTGGATGTTTAACTCAATTTTATTGTTTTTCCGCCACAGAATCAATAGAATGTCTTCTCCTGACCGTGATGTCCTATGACCGGTATCAGGCCATCTGTAACCCTCTACATTATGTCTCTGTCATAAACATCACTTTTTGTGTAACAACAATATTTCTCTCTTGGTTGTTTGTCCTTTTTGTAATATTGATCATTTCAGTAACAATAAATCATTTGATATTCTGCGGGCCAAATATCATAgaccatttcttctgtgattttgaCCCAATTCTTGAACTTTCCTGTACAGACCCTTTTATAGTGAAGATGGAGAGTCGGTTAATAGCTGTTCCTCTGGTCATTTGTCCATTTATGGTTATTATCATTTCATATGTTTATATAATTGTCACCATACTGAAGATCCCCTCTGTGACCGGGAGGCAGAAGACCTTCTCCACCTGCAGTTCTCACTTGGCTGTGGTGTCTTTATACTATGGATCACTTATTAGCATCTATTTGCTTCCAAACATGAACAATGCAAAGAAAATCCTTTCCCTGTTTTACAATGTTGTAACTCCACTTCTGAACCCTATGATCTACAGCTTGAGGAATAAAGATATTAGGCAGGCCATAGAAAGAATATTGCAACATATGAGCAataaattccacatgtgttag